Within Planococcus citri chromosome 2, ihPlaCitr1.1, whole genome shotgun sequence, the genomic segment gagcggacacctcaagagtggtttttttcaccagctttttttcaaaataaaaatattcaaaaatcaaaattttaccgtttgcgagaaaattttcgaaatttgcgcgaattgcagtattttgtcatgaacaaaccccctgaggccaaattttgccatttcccgccattctggaggctccagcgcgatttttcaatttctccagaatcttcaatttgctccagaaggcgtgaatatgaagttgggcagctaaaaatcgagttgtgtgttatactagaactgtttaacgaatttatccacatttcagccgattctggagcgaacacctcaagagtggtttcttgaccagcttttttcatgataaaaatatgcaaaaaatcaaTGGGAGgtccaagaaaggctggaaatggcgaaattcgctctcgtgtggttaattaatgacaaaatacagcgattcgcgcaaatttcaaaaatttcctcacaaacggtaaaattttgatttctttagaTTTCTgagaaaagctggtcaaaaaacgaCTCTTGAGTTGctcgctccagaatcggctcaaatgtgaataaattcgttaaacatttcgagtataacacacaattcgatttttagctgcccaactacatattcacgccttctggagcaaattgaagattctggagaaattgaaaaatcgcactggagcctccagaatggctggaaatggcgaaattcggccTCAGGGAGTTTgttcatgacgaaatacagAGATTCgctcaaatttcgaaaattttatcgcaaacgggaaattgttgatttttgaatatttttattttgaaaaaaagctggtcaaaaaaccacgtttgaggtgtccgctccagaatcggctgaaacgtggataaattcgttaaacaggtcgagtataacatacaactcgatttttagcttcccaacttcatattcacgccttctggagcaatttgaaaattctggaaaaattgaaaaatcgcgctggaggctccagaataggtagctggaaatggcgaaatttggatttttgggggttaatatcagttttaggacttattttgaacatttttattgatcaagtacgtactatttagaaaaaaacttaaatcaccaaaataggtagtcaattttggattttcaaaaattcgccaaaaatcgaaaaatgaacattgggcagctgaaaatttggatttgggggttttcgaacatgctctttccaaaaatcgcggtcccgttcaaatcggaggcggacacctcatgaggttcccttgtcagaatattgaaatttggaCACAAAAAAATTCCTCCAACCCCACCCCCTTTGCCCACAATgacgaaaaaactttttttaaggttaaaattataggtacctacttcaaagaattttgaatgaaaaattgtacctaataTCACCAAGAATACAATATGCATAGAAGAGACATGAATCTGGCCacgtgacttttttcaaaaaatgttgcccCCCTCCCCAGGAGGGAGATATTgaccaaagaaaatttgaaaccgctaTATCTTTAAACCTGATTAATTCCGGtacacaaaatttatttttggaaattttttcaaatttttccttcgGGCGAATCATCTTTGAAAACTCGAATAACtctcaaaaatgcattattttggGTCATGGCATCGCCAAAAAAAGCGCTACTTCTGGTCATATAGATCTGAAATTATGTACGTAGGCTTCTAAAAACTGCAGAAAACGaaacaacttcttgaaaccCTCATTTAGGGCCCGTAGGCACCCCCTCCTCCAATTTTGGGTCAAATGAAGATTGGCAATATGGGTATATTTTTCATATGAATTGAACCTCCTGAACTCGAATATTAAGTTAAATTTACATTTGGACATCCCTAAGGCCAAATTTGGGGAGGGGTTGCcctaaaattgagtttttcgagaaaaatgctTCAGTGTAGCCCTATTTACTTTCTATAACTTTCTCGCCAGaattttgaatgcttttttgaagcaattgtcaaaaatagaaCCCTTGAAGTACCTAGTATCAAGTTTCAATGACAAATTCTTCAAtgaaaatttaacttttttgagaaatcctCACGCGCAACACTTGAGCTTGGAAAATAcgattttataagtttttaattAAACACAACGTGTAGGGAAAATTTCTTTCGATCATTGAACGGGAAACCCTATACAATGGAACTGTATCTGCCCGAAAACAAGTTTTTACCTACACCAAATTAATCCATATTACTCACCTAATACGAACAGTAGACATCCCAGTACTAAAATAGCAGCTTCATCATGCACCATGAAATTGGTATTTCCAATAAAAGTCGCATTACCCATCAGTTTAATTAGAGATAAAGGTAGGAATGTTAAATGACTAGAATCGTACAGAGCCAAAATGGTCATCCAAATGAGATCGAATATCTTAAAGATAAAAAATGGTAATAACGCTCTGGGTTTTTTCTGAAACAcgaaaaataatacaaacagattagtataaaaaaaaaatctggtctaaaataacttgaacgagattcatttttgaaattttcatccaagataataataattatgtacatacttcAAATATCCCATAAAGTCCGGTGATTCCTGTCGCCACGTCGAtgacaaaataacaaaataatacaCTTCTGTTGTAATCTattcgacaaaaaattcaaaatcattcaaataaaaatttggtaagGTAcatagaaaaagttgaaactgattgcataaaaaaatcatatttactTTCAATCGTGAGATCTGCATTTTCTACAACGTGTTTCATAAAGTACAATGAACCGCATGCCATAGACGATAACTATAATAAACGAAACAAAAAGTTAATCAGCTCAAGTACTTAGGTATTTCTGCTTTCCATATTTCAGTACTAAGTAAGCACCTTATTATATGTACCTTCATATttaacgatttaaaaaaatatttagacaGATGATTCCCTCATTATTTTTTGCACATTGTGGATCGATTTGGTACTTGCAAATCATATGTACCTATTccattttctctttttaaaggtacctacctatcaaattgAATAAGTTCGAGCGAACTTCTTAGCACGTGGAATAATTCAAAGGTGGAAGTAGAATTTGCACAGTTTTGAAGTTCAAGTTCTCGAAGGATAACCGATTACACGAATATGCGCTGGAATTTGGCAAGGTCAGTTTCTGCTTAGGTAGGTACCGGTTTTATTTTATGCGATTTACACAATATTACTTCTTCATTCTTTCTTCTTTCGGTTcgcattgaataattttattgattcttTTCCTTATTAACTATATTGTGTAGTAAAATATTCGTTGgagtaaattttcgaattgtttGATGATTGAACTATCAgataatgatgtttttttttttaaataaattaaatagtTAGTAGGGACACTTTTgaccaacatttcaaaatatttctcgtgaaaatataaatgaataatgaaatttacTTTCGTGGGTCACGAAAACTGacagaatgaaaaattggcgattttgaattcaattaaGGCTCAATTTTAGTGcaagaaaaaatacattttgcaaaaaaaaaatgtgaatctAGGAAATCGACACTCTTTTGATTCCAAAATTTACACCTCCCCAGCCCCTTTAtcacacctacctacctacctatcaaataTCCAACACCAGCAAATAACTTGtattatctaggtacctacttacctaggtaTAATAATCTCAATCATTAATCGAAGTACAATAACCTTATCAAAGATCGATAAAAAGTAACACTCACCACGCTAATCAATAAATAAACAATGGTCGTAGCTTTAAACGAACAATCAACAGCaccgtgtttaaaacacattctaaaaaatgcatcaaaagcTTCTAtcctatatatgtacttatacaattttacaaacaaaaaaaaaattcaaatacgacaataaggaaaaaaacttcaacacTTTGACTCGCGAGTTACCCGACGGAAACCTCGCGGAAGAATAAATTCTGCAAAGAAACATTCATCGACGAactggttttcattttcatttcatagaCCAAAGTTATACctacgacgtcgtcgtcgtcgtcgtcgtggtaaTCGACCATATCATATGATGCTTTGCCTCTGCTCTGCGTCGCAATGaactttttttattcgattaccTCCTCATCGTTAAATTTGTCCAGATGACTGATGAGaatactacgagtaggtatatacatATCTTTGAAAATTCTGTAGCATATTAGCGATGATGTTGAAAATTAGCGTCTGGCCTCCGGCATCATCATCTGTTtcgacaaaaacaaaatttccaacGTGTTAAATTAGGTTTcggaatacctacttaaaacgtaaaattatactaaaatgtgtagtctaggtacctacctattgaaccaacttgtaaaaaaaaaaatggtccgaAATTCAAGAACGAATAAATTGAGTTTCTTCAGATCTTCGTCAAGAATGAGATACCGACGAGGTGTATTCAATAGTGTGTTCGACTTTAAGTTGTACGCAATAGGGGAAAGTCTCCCAATAGTGCGCACTTAGTACCAAAATCGCTGTCATTCCACCGCAAAGTCACctaggatcgtgattttttgatatgttgtagctgtatcattcagctacataattccagagtttcaaaatttttcattgataactgactgagaaatcctaccttgagtaaaaaatgtcaaatgcgcactattaggagccATGGGCTCCTTCAAAGTGCGCAGTAGGGTTCCTAATAGTGCGCGATGTGTAAATttacttcaataaaattaattcttgacaaaaatcgcaataatacgtttcattatcacgagaacactgagaacagatataaaaaacatgagtacttgacgaaaattgcgaaaatatgtTTTACTATGAGTAGGGGTTATGTGTGAGCTTATTTCTGCATAGAAAGCCCATTGTTCAAGTATTCTTTCACTCTTAGGAATGTTTCTTCACTGAAAACTAACACCCTTTAGCCTTTTACAGGTATTTAACACTCCattctatcaaaacaaaagtcaggtagtgaaaaacacaagcgtgtttacagattttctaggatgcgcactattgggaatccatggttcaaaaatatcctctatttctttaaaaattattttcaagaaaacgaaaggatgaattttcaaacttttacaacaatattaaagaggataaaattccctacaaaatgatataatataagttatctcataaatttttgcaattcaacgagagcaatacaaattgttaacttttcacaaaaaaaaattatatcagaaattgaaaattcacattttttgactttgcacacgtaaaatttagccaaatggcTCGTATGATACATTAAAATAATCGTCACGACACgctctttcaaatgagctacctcacgaatttttcagtggtgccaatcgcgagatatggcgctgcgcactattaggagacTGCGCACTTTTAGGGGACTTTCCCCTAATTATAAACCACCATGGTAAAGTATACGTTCAATGCTGGTAAACAtagaaattatcaattatttaaCCGTACAGGTATCTACCATAACTcattaagtatgtacctacctatattattttttttttttaaatgcttcctaattttaatttctgtgtttttaaaaatttcacgtgtcaaagtgtatttttcgatttttggtgaatttttaaaaatcaaattgccaaaaattgagaaaattacaatttttcccaaTTGACCAAatacaaattcgaaatttgctgatcccctccccccttccacagccaaaatttcagaagccaAAGTacacttttcgatttttagagaatttttgagaatgaaatttgacacaaaaagaaaaaaaaatcagaattttatcgAACTGACTGAGAAAGGTGCGgaaatttggtatatttttacgtatttttgacTCTCGGAATTAGTTGTCAACAGTTTCAAACcgatttgagcagttttgaagccttcagcatatttttgaaagttgaaatttcacaaaaatttcatcaaatagagttgaagagctaaaatttacataggtaccctAATTTTAACTTTCTGAGACGTTTAAAGgcgatttcaaaccgttctggaatTATCAGtatgcatttaaaatttttatttttgaaattgctggatAAATCGtatccagaacttctcaaaatggttcaaaacaattcataggtaattaatttggagtggtgggaggggggggggacgataaaaaataaagtacacaccaaatttccgcttttcagataaatttggcaaaattttattttatttttgcagttttaatcaaaatttgttctaaaatttgccgaaaaatcgaaaaatgcatttcagcacctgaaatttggACTGATGACGTATTTTTGCATTCTGTTatgatctagctttgtccagattgaaattttttctaccagCTGGTCCCACCTAGGTGGGATACTTCTCTTGGCAGGTGAATACAAGGAGACAAGGAAGGCCCATtcctttatttattttaaaaaatcaaaattttgttagatTACTTAACGTGAAAAGACTGAGATAaggttcattattttttcatttttttcgattccgCGAGTCAATTTTGGTGATGTTTTaaccttatttttgatttctccgaTTTTCAAATAAAGAATTCCATAAATAGGTGATCATGAAATTTAGTGTccataaattcgaaaatttcatgaaattgactgagaaagatgaaatttggtgtttacttcatttttgactCTCTGAATCGATTGTCAACagttcgaaccgttttgagtagttctggataaaaatgaaatgttttttttttttttttttttcaattcactcccacactgtaattatttttcaacatattcACTTAATCTATTGGGTATTGGAGGTCATTTTAAGCTGCTTCTGGAGCTTCTAGCTATATTTTAGAACTtccagattaaaaaaaatgtccatatttatatacgtatgtacatacaaagATTGCCCAAATCatctttgtgaaattttcaacattcgaAAACTTTCTCAAAGCCTTAAAACCATCTACataaaacgatttgaaatcgtttctaattaattttaggggcaaaaatatatcattttgaTTGTTTGTTTTCCACGAAATTTCAACTGGAGTCTGGAGATGTATTTTGAGATGCTCTTTCTATTTAGTCAAATCCGGTGCAAAAATTTCTCCCTCAGTTGGACTTGAAATTccaaaacgagagaaaaaacgtgttaattaaatttttgcagaTTTAAAAGCGATCTTTGCCGGTCTTTATTTCAATATAAgtgatttgatgaaaaatgactcaatttcagcaattttgtgATTTGTGGATAACTCAAATCTTATGCTAAATgcctcaaacttgaaaaaaatttataccaaatGAAATGCTAACGGTTTTTGACAGGAAATTTTGAGCTCTATAGTTtcttaaaaatacattttcttcctaaaatttttagttttactacgtacaatttcaagtttcattttgaataggtacataaaagaTTAAAAATCGTGCACAAAACTAACTATAAACACGTTTTCTCAGGAGAATTTTGCAGTCAGTTTTCCAGttatttttttaactttttgctCAGTATTGTAAGAgaatgattttatatttttgaaaaaattatactgaaatttcacaataagttatttcattttttgaaaataaaaatcttcatgCCAAAAAAAAGCCCAAATGCTAGATTTATTTTCTTTATGCTACGAGTGATTCTCTTTTGATAAATCTAGCATAAAATATTCCGAAGTGGCAATAACCCTGAATTTATTCCTGAATTTGAGCCGAAATCGGAACATTGAATTGTTTATCCCATAAATTTTCTTACTGAACGAAGGTGAGCAGGGAAAGTAGAGGAAGGTAGAagacaggaaaaaaaatcattcctaaTGAACTTCATAAATCAAAGTACCACGACCTCAATTTggcaatttaaaatgaaattttcttattgattttttttcaattttggaaatgttgaagcactgaaattgaaatgtattatttttttcaagagtcaaACCTAAAATAATGGTGAAACCTTCGAGTAAAAAGGGAAGGACTtgaagttgaattgaattttgaaaaatccaaattttgaaaaactgaaaaaaatacaaaagtgaCCCTCTCTGTCAAAACCGACCGtttcaacgaaaaaaagtttccaatatAACGAcgtttaaaatgtattttaagggttcaaagatcagatttttgaggtaaaaaacatttttccgggttacataaaaaaaattggaactgcgaaaataaagaatttgaatttttattgaaacaaGCACCtctctctgattttttttttcaattcaattattcaaaaaatcatattttaaaaattaaaaaaaaagtatcaaaaatcagatttttttaacGTAATAACtgcgtttgtttttttaaaaatattttcgaaagttctcaattaaaaattctaaaaaatacaattccAGTAGAAAGTCATTAGAATTTTCGgaacaaatttttcagacaTACTGTAGATACTTATTTCAACTGTAATTAACTCGAACCAGGTAATGAAGTACCTactgagtaagtaagtaataccTAAATAATAAGTACCCACCTAATAATAGAAACATAACAGCGGTGAATATGAATGGTTCGCGGGCGAGGAATTTGTTAATGACACGTTGAGTGTAATCATCTAATACAAATTTGGCTAATTCGTTGAGAAGATCGGTAATATACAAAGATTCGTTGAACAAAAACCATAATATGAAAATGCCACGTAAAAGAACAGCATTATGGATTGGCAGCAGATGAAAGGCACTAGAAATTTTGCTCTGTCCTGTAAACAAgacaaaatgttatttttttcatttcctttttttttttttttttttttttaatagaataaGTTCCAATCAATAAacttgattaatcgattttataGCTAgatttaattacctacctttGAGATTACTCTGATTCTTGTACAACATGCGATTATCATAACAACACCGCTAATCAACGAGTAAAGTATATTGTAGTCTGTAAAAATAAAGGTGTCAAAGAGAGAAATTCATTTAACTTGCAGGTGACTGACATAAGACTGAGGTAggtacatcgaaaaaaaaagagtacatCGATATGTTTCTATTCTTGTAATATCCATATCATGTGCCTTAAAACCGAGATACACCGAATGCAACTGGTAAACAGCAAATATCTGCAACGAACAAAATATCGATATAAAATAATTcgtatttattttcaagaaacaaaTTACGACACCacaacgacaaaaaaaaaaactcacagctttcaaaaccaaaaagaCAATAGTTCCGGTTCGAAGTTCACATCCGCATCAACATCGTTCTAATCGGATCATATTTGTTGGATGATCTGATTACACggaattaaaaaacaataaaaatctcGCAATTCTCAACACTTTTCTCCAAACACCGAATATATGCTTTAGAAACTGATAAACTGGCGACCAAACCGTACCATTGATACAATTTCCAACACATTGTCTGATAATCTGCTACTATGTAGAGGTACCGTTAAATACTACCTAGACTTGATTCTTCCTTCTGGCATTTTAGTTAAAGGATTATCACTAGTGAGTCGGTTTGTAGCTAAATATACAAAAAGAATCGTGTATTAAATATGTGCATGGTATTTTCTCTTAATTCCTTTAAAGTATGGTATTGTCTCTCATATGTATATTATATGTACCATTTCTTTGAGTTGTTGGAGTACTCGATGATGAAGCAACGGATCGTCCTCTACAGCTGATAGGAGAATCTGGCCATACACTTtgcgaaatttgaataaatgcgCAATAGATTAGCCATAATACTAATCCCAACAAAACTACAAGATACGAAAATTGTTTCGATGGGTAAAACGGTGTTAACTACAAGTGATGAGTGTTACGTTAAGGTTGTTTTCTCACTTGATACAATAACGAATGAAATGCAGAGGAATATCGCCAATATTAAAGAAGGATTGGGACCATGCGAAGCTTCCATTACGAGTTcccaaaatagaaatttaatcATGGCGAATAAAATTATATGCATTAACATTAACGGTACCATCAAGAAGGGTGAATTCTGCAATAAAAATTTGGTACTCCTGTGAAATTACATTAGGCAAACATTTTAACACGTGTTCACTGTTCATGTTGTGATTTCTACGTTGAAGGAGAAGTAACATTTTTATGTCAAATTATATCAATGGCtcctaatttgattttattttgatgaaatattttaaatataggtaggtatacgtctTTTGAGCATATTGTGGACATGATTTCAAACTTCAACTCACCAAGAACATGCCAGACAGTGCCAATGCACTCGAAATGAATATTCCAATCGATGTTTTA encodes:
- the LOC135834668 gene encoding uncharacterized protein LOC135834668 isoform X1, which gives rise to MCFKHGAVDCSFKATTIVYLLISVLSSMACGSLYFMKHVVENADLTIENYNRSVLFCYFVIDVATGITGLYGIFEKKPRALLPFFIFKIFDLIWMTILALYDSSHLTFLPLSLIKLMGNATFIGNTNFMVHDEAAILVLGCLLFVLGMKIYFTVILYEYYHVLFEIVARQGKVFARVNPEELCYISMT
- the LOC135834668 gene encoding uncharacterized protein LOC135834668 isoform X2 produces the protein MACGSLYFMKHVVENADLTIENYNRSVLFCYFVIDVATGITGLYGIFEKKPRALLPFFIFKIFDLIWMTILALYDSSHLTFLPLSLIKLMGNATFIGNTNFMVHDEAAILVLGCLLFVLGMKIYFTVILYEYYHVLFEIVARQGKVFARVNPEELCYISMT